In Echinimonas agarilytica, a single genomic region encodes these proteins:
- a CDS encoding XrtA/PEP-CTERM system-associated ATPase, giving the protein MYEEHFGLSDKPFKLSPDPKYFFSSAHHDRAVAYLQYGLSQGEGFIVVTGPIGTGKTTIARSLLASLDSSIVAAQIATTRLNPDELVRLVGAQFNIDVEGLSKADILKRLEDFLHQLNRQGKRALLVVDEAQNLPAETVEELRMLSNFQMNDRPLIQSFLLGQEELKPIIELPEMEQFRQRIIASCHLRPFSSEEVHGYIEHRLTQAGWSGRPSLETGIFDKITEYTGGVPRKINIFADRLFLYAFLEDLSEITMKDIDAVIGEMGEELSGSLQSGRAAAASVIAQTENSELTDSDEVSANALSGLSEDDIKRILGDVTHVMDQVIQRKIKIIRYLDKLIASKKSESKKD; this is encoded by the coding sequence ATGTACGAAGAACACTTTGGCTTGAGTGACAAACCATTCAAGTTAAGTCCTGACCCTAAATATTTCTTTTCTAGCGCACATCACGATAGAGCCGTTGCTTATCTTCAATACGGCCTTTCTCAAGGGGAAGGGTTTATTGTTGTGACTGGGCCAATTGGTACCGGCAAAACCACCATTGCGCGCAGCCTTCTTGCATCACTCGATAGCTCTATCGTAGCAGCTCAAATCGCGACAACACGCTTGAACCCTGATGAATTAGTTCGTTTAGTGGGGGCGCAATTCAACATTGATGTTGAGGGTTTAAGTAAGGCCGACATTCTTAAACGCTTGGAAGATTTCTTACACCAACTGAATCGGCAGGGTAAACGAGCCTTGCTGGTGGTGGACGAAGCACAGAATCTTCCGGCCGAAACGGTCGAAGAGTTGAGAATGTTGTCCAATTTCCAAATGAATGATCGCCCATTGATTCAGAGCTTCTTGTTAGGTCAGGAGGAGCTGAAACCGATCATTGAGTTACCGGAGATGGAACAATTTAGACAACGTATTATTGCATCGTGCCATTTGCGTCCGTTTTCTTCAGAAGAGGTTCATGGGTATATTGAACATCGTTTAACCCAGGCCGGTTGGAGCGGACGCCCTTCGCTAGAGACTGGCATCTTCGATAAAATCACAGAATATACCGGTGGGGTACCGCGCAAAATTAACATCTTTGCAGATCGCCTTTTCTTGTATGCCTTTCTGGAGGATCTTTCAGAAATCACAATGAAAGATATTGACGCTGTGATTGGTGAGATGGGCGAAGAACTTTCTGGTTCACTACAAAGTGGCCGAGCCGCTGCTGCTAGCGTAATAGCACAGACAGAAAACTCTGAGTTGACTGACAGCGATGAAGTATCAGCGAATGCTCTCTCAGGCCTCTCTGAGGACGATATTAAACGTATTCTAGGTGATGTCACGCACGTGATGGATCAAGTGATTCAGCGCAAGATTAAGATTATTCGTTACTTGGATAAGCTGATTGCGAGTAAAAAATCAGAATCTAAAAAAGATTAA
- a CDS encoding efflux RND transporter permease subunit, with translation MWLPNSALRHPQFSMILILLMVVLGIISYSIMPRSEDPQFDLPITLVEAVYPGASPLDVETLVVDPLEAAIGELEDIKKIATSIHNGGSRIEVTFRYGTDPDEGFDDVNRAISSVKAELPIETELFIQKASPTSVNILQFAVWTDPMDYKTVDVASESLQKRLERFPEVRKAERWGLPTQIIEVSVLPSLLKQYGLNMNQVTDALASRAENITPGFVDAEQRRFNVNASGNYKSLQEVRETIVLKGQHSPIQIGDVAHVDYASDEPTYLSYYKEKPVVFLTVQQATGENIFTLTETLLEEVEAFKKIAPKGVHVDLIFKQADSVSDRVNGFFSNLAQGLVLVAILSLLFLGPRASVLITLTVPLSFTIAIGLLDITGFGLEQMSIVGLIIALGLLVDDAIVVTESVHRTRRPGMSAIEAARQGANRIGMASSIGTFTTVFAFLPMLLLQSSSGDFMRSMPITVSLVLIASLVLSLTLTPLLASKLMVTEAPKWSFQNSLNRFAESTYQHWLAPMLRHPFLVLIAGLFVLAGSLSIFPSIGVALFPKAEKPILLVDVEAPPNTALFETDLITQDVAQQLKRSELVHSVALNVGNANPRIYYNEIPRRGHSNYAQILVLLENYDPTEVDELLVDWRSHFGDYSKAKISIKEFQQGPVTDPPITFRLVSDNIDDLVTVSADVEKFMRSLEGTINIRNDIGDPQVEVDLNIRYDLLALTNVPVSAFDQTLKTVLTGNAVGTLKDDQGNDYPVKVKGLTSSFDELVQIDIASEQGALVPINQYIQPRLVAGHPKFYHFQKVRNSKISADAASGYSVAALTTKVIDYLKQYPMPQGMRFEVGGEEESRQENFSGLSHVMMIASLGIFAALVFQFRSVIQPIVIFASIPFAIGGAILGLFITSNSFSIMAFVGLISLFGIVVNNAIILVDTVNYNLAQKMTPHEAVVQASSTRLTPILLTTLTTIVGLIPLTLFGGKLWEPLGWVIIGGLSLSTISSLVILPILTWFVVKGQSSNE, from the coding sequence GTACCGACCCTGACGAAGGCTTTGATGATGTAAATCGAGCTATATCGTCGGTCAAGGCAGAGTTGCCGATCGAAACTGAGTTATTCATTCAAAAAGCTTCGCCCACCAGCGTCAATATTCTTCAGTTTGCCGTTTGGACCGATCCCATGGATTACAAAACGGTTGATGTTGCATCTGAGAGCTTGCAAAAGCGCCTTGAGCGTTTTCCTGAAGTCCGAAAGGCTGAACGTTGGGGCTTGCCCACACAAATTATTGAAGTATCAGTTCTTCCAAGTTTACTCAAACAATATGGCCTGAATATGAATCAAGTGACTGATGCTCTGGCATCACGAGCCGAAAATATTACGCCAGGATTTGTCGATGCAGAGCAGCGTCGATTCAATGTCAATGCCAGTGGCAATTACAAGAGTTTGCAAGAGGTGCGCGAAACAATTGTTCTTAAGGGCCAACACTCACCGATTCAAATTGGGGATGTCGCACATGTCGATTACGCCTCCGACGAACCCACCTACTTGAGTTACTACAAAGAAAAGCCCGTTGTTTTTCTTACAGTTCAGCAAGCCACTGGCGAAAATATTTTCACCCTGACAGAAACCTTGTTAGAGGAAGTAGAAGCGTTTAAAAAAATAGCCCCCAAGGGCGTGCACGTAGACTTAATTTTCAAACAAGCCGACAGCGTCTCGGACCGAGTGAATGGTTTTTTTAGCAACTTAGCGCAGGGCCTTGTACTGGTTGCAATTTTGTCCTTACTGTTTTTGGGGCCACGTGCATCGGTGTTAATCACACTCACGGTTCCCTTATCATTTACCATTGCCATTGGTTTACTCGACATTACGGGATTTGGTCTCGAACAAATGTCGATTGTCGGATTAATTATTGCGTTGGGCTTGCTGGTCGATGACGCCATTGTAGTGACCGAAAGTGTTCATCGAACACGCCGTCCCGGCATGTCGGCTATAGAAGCTGCACGGCAGGGTGCAAATCGCATTGGCATGGCCAGTAGCATTGGCACCTTTACCACTGTATTCGCATTTTTACCCATGCTATTGCTGCAAAGTTCCAGTGGCGATTTTATGCGTTCAATGCCAATTACAGTAAGCCTAGTGCTCATTGCTTCTCTGGTTTTGTCGCTCACACTCACACCGCTTTTGGCCAGCAAGCTAATGGTCACGGAAGCGCCCAAATGGTCGTTTCAAAATAGCCTCAACCGCTTTGCTGAATCGACTTATCAGCATTGGCTCGCGCCAATGCTGCGACACCCCTTTTTAGTGCTCATCGCAGGCCTATTTGTACTGGCAGGTAGTTTGTCGATTTTCCCTTCAATTGGTGTTGCGTTATTTCCCAAAGCTGAAAAACCGATTCTCTTAGTCGATGTTGAGGCCCCGCCAAACACGGCTCTGTTTGAGACCGATCTGATCACTCAAGACGTAGCTCAGCAACTAAAGCGCTCTGAGCTTGTGCATTCAGTGGCTTTAAATGTGGGCAATGCAAACCCGCGCATTTACTACAATGAAATTCCTCGCCGAGGGCATAGTAATTACGCCCAAATTCTAGTGTTGCTTGAGAACTATGATCCAACTGAAGTGGATGAGCTGTTGGTAGACTGGCGTTCTCATTTTGGCGATTACTCAAAAGCAAAAATTTCAATCAAAGAATTCCAGCAAGGTCCAGTGACCGATCCACCGATCACTTTTCGCTTAGTCAGCGACAACATCGACGATCTTGTGACTGTATCAGCTGATGTTGAAAAGTTCATGCGTTCCTTAGAAGGCACCATCAATATCCGCAACGACATTGGCGATCCGCAAGTCGAGGTCGACCTCAATATTCGATATGACCTATTGGCATTGACCAATGTACCGGTGAGCGCATTCGACCAAACTCTAAAAACAGTGTTAACCGGAAACGCCGTGGGCACTCTCAAAGATGATCAAGGCAACGATTATCCCGTAAAGGTCAAAGGCCTCACATCATCGTTTGATGAATTAGTACAAATAGATATTGCCAGTGAGCAAGGTGCATTGGTGCCCATCAACCAATACATTCAGCCTCGATTAGTTGCAGGCCACCCAAAGTTCTATCATTTTCAAAAGGTTCGCAATTCCAAAATTTCAGCAGACGCAGCAAGTGGTTACTCAGTGGCAGCACTGACCACAAAAGTTATCGATTATTTGAAACAGTACCCGATGCCGCAGGGCATGCGATTTGAAGTTGGCGGAGAGGAAGAGTCACGACAGGAAAATTTCTCAGGCCTTAGTCACGTCATGATGATCGCCAGTCTAGGTATTTTTGCAGCGCTGGTATTCCAATTCCGCAGTGTGATTCAGCCGATCGTTATTTTTGCATCCATCCCATTTGCGATCGGTGGCGCCATTTTGGGGCTATTCATCACCAGCAATAGCTTTTCAATTATGGCCTTCGTTGGCTTGATCAGCCTATTTGGTATTGTGGTCAACAACGCCATTATTCTAGTGGACACCGTGAATTACAATTTGGCGCAAAAAATGACGCCTCATGAGGCGGTGGTCCAAGCGAGCTCAACACGACTCACACCGATTCTGCTCACAACACTCACGACCATTGTGGGCTTAATACCGCTGACATTGTTTGGCGGTAAGCTTTGGGAGCCACTGGGGTGGGTCATTATTGGCGGGCTCAGTTTGTCGACTATCTCCAGCTTAGTTATATTGCCAATTCTCACTTGGTTTGTTGTAAAGGGTCAAAGTAGTAATGAGTGA
- a CDS encoding TIGR03016 family PEP-CTERM system-associated outer membrane protein, whose product MDTMNLTPKKINALKPLAAAVLGSLSVSAYAAKVEVTPLVDAGVTYTDNVNLEGSDTETSTVGTTSAGLKAKVKGNGGSVDLTYKGTQAFYSHDSDRNDFFNELNFSAKNKLGRSGFSGKVNADISEVARSQARNANNDFLTGDTVSNRNAGVGVDYTNGNRGNVGIKGGVDAKVRDAADDEGNSYSYGANLDLSDGRQVDNYFWSANYDYDRDESREDDRYNQSHRIQGKLGLAQYEGFAPFLDYRGEQYDEKGRDGDADRERKYASVGPGLRYYIDRRSYFELTYNHVVEGDQDDYWGGKVNLKPTPRTTIYFEYEQRFFGDSYTFRLKHRSKRWTNSINYRETPSSFDREFFSGDEDLANYSINRTLDWTSSLALKRGSFSVSIRAQEKERDDNDDGKTTNDDSYGVNAKYSHQLTRTTRLSASANYDQYKFDRTVGDDQKDYYRTFELRANHSFRKSLSIDYGYRFANRSSNIENFKYDENRVFANLTKRF is encoded by the coding sequence ATGGACACAATGAATCTAACGCCGAAAAAGATAAACGCTCTTAAACCTTTAGCTGCCGCGGTACTGGGCAGCTTATCTGTGAGTGCATACGCTGCCAAGGTAGAAGTGACTCCGCTGGTTGATGCTGGAGTGACCTACACTGACAACGTGAATCTTGAAGGTTCCGACACTGAGACTAGCACCGTGGGCACAACCTCGGCTGGCCTTAAAGCGAAAGTGAAAGGTAACGGCGGAAGCGTTGATTTAACTTACAAAGGCACCCAAGCCTTTTATAGCCACGACTCTGATCGAAACGATTTTTTTAATGAGCTTAATTTTTCTGCTAAAAATAAACTCGGGCGCAGTGGTTTCTCCGGCAAGGTCAATGCCGACATCAGTGAAGTCGCTCGTTCTCAGGCTCGAAATGCAAACAACGATTTCTTAACCGGCGATACGGTTTCTAACCGTAATGCAGGTGTGGGCGTGGATTATACCAATGGTAACCGTGGCAATGTGGGTATCAAAGGTGGAGTTGATGCGAAAGTTCGTGACGCAGCCGATGACGAAGGGAATAGCTACAGTTACGGTGCCAATTTAGATTTGTCCGATGGGCGACAGGTCGACAACTACTTTTGGTCGGCCAACTACGATTACGATCGTGATGAATCGCGTGAAGATGACCGTTATAACCAATCCCATCGTATTCAAGGTAAATTGGGGCTTGCACAATATGAAGGTTTTGCTCCATTCCTAGATTATCGCGGTGAGCAGTATGATGAGAAGGGCCGTGATGGAGATGCAGACCGAGAGCGCAAATATGCGTCGGTTGGCCCCGGTTTGAGATACTACATTGATCGCCGCTCGTACTTCGAACTCACCTATAACCACGTTGTTGAAGGCGACCAAGATGACTACTGGGGCGGTAAGGTCAACCTTAAACCGACCCCAAGAACCACTATTTACTTTGAATACGAGCAACGCTTCTTTGGTGATTCATATACCTTTCGTTTGAAGCACCGAAGCAAGCGTTGGACCAATTCCATTAATTATCGTGAAACGCCGTCGAGCTTCGACCGTGAATTCTTTTCTGGTGATGAAGATTTAGCCAACTACTCGATTAACCGAACGTTGGACTGGACGTCTAGTTTGGCCTTAAAGCGCGGCTCGTTCAGTGTTTCAATTCGTGCTCAAGAGAAAGAGCGTGATGATAATGACGACGGTAAAACCACCAATGACGATTCGTACGGTGTGAATGCGAAATACTCGCATCAGCTGACGCGTACGACCCGATTATCAGCGTCTGCGAATTACGACCAATATAAATTCGATCGAACAGTTGGTGATGATCAAAAAGACTATTATCGAACTTTCGAATTGAGAGCGAATCATTCGTTCCGAAAATCGCTGTCGATTGATTATGGTTATCGTTTTGCAAACCGGAGTTCGAACATAGAGAACTTCAAATACGACGAAAATAGGGTCTTTGCTAACCTCACCAAACGGTTTTAA
- the prsK gene encoding XrtA/PEP-CTERM system histidine kinase PrsK, translated as MSETIGFLGYAFSATSYAFLFLLLLTTRQPTPQRTALIVTSVIGVVWGVILTLQIYQGSAMGMALAADSLRNICWIVLLNVALSNESNFRHLLNSPQKMAVALILAATVILDFTMLRLKWFDSSTLLLLHLGQCVLALWMLEHLYRRTDIEARWTIKPICLGLGMIYVFDFVLYSNAMLTKSLSLDFWYLRGWVNALALPLILLTARRVQDWSTRIFVSREVIFHSTLLLAAGGYLLVMALAGYYIRYVGGAWGNMAQLVFFVLGGLVLASLFLSDKLRRNVKVFIAKHFFANKYEYREEWMKFAAVLEEGDGTPYEVALKAMVKPFSCKHAVLAIQEGKQFKIVASRNEEDFDGEAKFLLEQLGAQATNHDWVIDIKETRAGEGKLPFEFPPDALGHIKRYAYIVPLTSKVGVNGVCLLSSPSSTESVDWEDRDLMKVISRQLSVHLKLHHTNIQLAENQQFDTFNRMSAFLVHDLKNVLAQLELLSKNAIKHKHNPEFVEDAFETVDAAATRLNKVLSQLRQKRAEGEVTQYVDVLAVVQNVLTSCSNRTPAATLKNSVPFSIHTSRERFENVLTHLIQNAQEATSNEGKVTVSTATDDDCYTISITDTGSGMTDDFIKKRLFKPFDTTKGNAGMGIGAYDARKFVEQLGGNLDVTSVLGEGSRFELKLPIHND; from the coding sequence ATGAGTGAAACCATAGGCTTTTTGGGCTACGCATTTTCTGCCACTAGCTATGCATTTTTGTTTTTGCTGTTGCTCACCACACGGCAACCCACGCCTCAACGCACAGCACTCATCGTTACCAGTGTGATTGGTGTTGTTTGGGGGGTGATACTGACCCTTCAAATTTATCAAGGTTCAGCAATGGGCATGGCGCTAGCAGCCGACAGCCTTCGTAACATTTGTTGGATCGTTCTATTGAATGTGGCCCTATCCAACGAATCGAATTTTAGGCACTTACTTAATTCGCCACAAAAAATGGCTGTGGCACTTATCTTAGCCGCCACCGTCATTTTAGATTTCACCATGCTACGGTTGAAATGGTTCGACAGCAGCACATTGCTGTTACTGCACCTTGGCCAATGCGTATTGGCATTATGGATGCTAGAGCACCTCTATCGCCGGACCGACATTGAAGCTCGTTGGACCATTAAACCTATTTGTTTAGGTTTAGGCATGATCTACGTGTTTGATTTTGTGTTGTATTCAAACGCCATGCTCACCAAATCTTTATCGTTGGATTTTTGGTACCTACGCGGCTGGGTGAATGCGCTTGCGTTGCCATTAATTCTGCTCACTGCGCGACGAGTGCAAGACTGGTCCACTCGTATATTTGTCTCACGCGAAGTCATTTTTCATAGCACTTTATTACTGGCTGCTGGCGGTTATCTCTTAGTCATGGCGCTAGCCGGCTATTACATTCGATATGTAGGCGGCGCTTGGGGCAACATGGCGCAACTGGTGTTCTTTGTGCTTGGAGGGCTTGTTCTCGCCAGTTTATTTTTATCCGACAAATTACGCCGCAACGTCAAAGTCTTTATCGCTAAGCATTTCTTCGCTAACAAATACGAATATCGTGAAGAGTGGATGAAGTTTGCTGCTGTTTTAGAAGAAGGAGATGGCACTCCGTATGAAGTAGCACTCAAAGCCATGGTGAAGCCATTTAGTTGCAAGCACGCTGTACTCGCTATTCAAGAAGGCAAGCAATTTAAAATTGTGGCAAGTCGCAATGAAGAAGACTTTGATGGCGAAGCCAAATTTCTTTTGGAACAGTTGGGCGCTCAAGCCACCAACCATGACTGGGTGATCGACATTAAGGAAACCCGTGCAGGAGAGGGCAAGCTTCCTTTTGAATTTCCGCCCGATGCGCTTGGTCATATTAAACGTTACGCCTATATAGTGCCGCTCACGAGTAAAGTTGGTGTCAATGGTGTTTGCTTATTGTCCAGCCCTAGCTCTACTGAGTCAGTGGATTGGGAAGATCGCGATTTAATGAAGGTGATTAGCCGACAGCTTTCCGTGCATTTGAAGCTTCACCATACCAATATACAATTAGCCGAGAACCAGCAGTTCGACACCTTCAATCGAATGTCTGCGTTTTTAGTGCATGATTTAAAAAACGTCTTGGCACAATTAGAATTGCTGAGCAAAAATGCGATTAAGCACAAACACAATCCCGAATTTGTAGAAGACGCCTTTGAAACGGTGGATGCCGCCGCAACGCGGTTAAACAAAGTTCTTTCTCAACTCCGACAAAAGCGTGCCGAAGGCGAAGTCACACAATATGTAGATGTGCTAGCAGTGGTTCAGAACGTGTTAACGTCTTGTTCAAACCGAACACCAGCCGCCACTCTTAAAAATTCAGTACCATTTAGCATTCATACCAGCCGCGAACGTTTCGAGAATGTATTGACACACCTTATACAAAACGCTCAGGAAGCAACCTCCAATGAAGGTAAAGTGACCGTATCAACCGCAACAGATGACGATTGCTACACAATTTCAATCACAGATACCGGGTCAGGTATGACCGACGATTTCATCAAAAAACGGCTATTCAAGCCATTTGATACCACCAAAGGTAATGCAGGCATGGGCATTGGGGCATACGATGCTCGTAAATTTGTGGAGCAACTCGGGGGCAACCTAGATGTGACTAGTGTGCTTGGGGAAGGTTCTCGCTTTGAATTGAAACTTCCTATACACAATGATTAA
- a CDS encoding HprK-related kinase A translates to MSRKHYLFKSGPFIFNIETPIKGVQRYLENHYHNQFVSPSDDVFIDYDVAVEHGPLYRRLFAPQAVFLFNKRSPFKPLPLDQAHAMLEWGMNWVISSTANQYLIIHAATLEKDGKAIIISAPPGSGKSTLCAYLASNGWRLLSDELALVDPKTLKVYGLARPMNMKNKSIELMRKYYAPDQFSAVATDTHKGTVCLLKAPQESAELCNIPAEPKLLVFVSYQANEACYSEMISPAKALTEIIGNTFNFGLLGTEGFETAKRLVDKTDAVYIEYSSFESCEEAISQALLTQRLACP, encoded by the coding sequence ATGAGTCGCAAGCACTATCTCTTTAAATCAGGCCCCTTCATTTTCAACATCGAAACTCCCATCAAAGGGGTTCAGCGTTACCTTGAAAATCATTATCACAATCAATTTGTAAGCCCTAGTGATGATGTATTTATCGATTATGATGTCGCGGTCGAACACGGCCCGCTGTATCGCAGACTATTTGCCCCCCAAGCCGTCTTTCTATTTAACAAGCGCAGTCCATTTAAGCCTTTACCTCTAGATCAAGCCCACGCCATGCTTGAGTGGGGGATGAACTGGGTTATTTCATCAACCGCTAATCAATACCTAATTATTCACGCCGCAACGCTAGAGAAAGATGGCAAAGCTATCATTATTTCAGCGCCTCCTGGCTCAGGGAAAAGCACGCTTTGTGCCTACTTAGCATCCAATGGCTGGCGCTTACTATCAGACGAACTTGCATTGGTCGATCCCAAAACGCTCAAGGTTTATGGCCTAGCTCGCCCCATGAACATGAAAAACAAGTCCATTGAGTTGATGCGTAAATACTATGCGCCAGATCAGTTTAGTGCCGTCGCTACAGATACCCACAAAGGCACCGTATGTTTGCTCAAAGCACCGCAAGAAAGTGCTGAGCTCTGCAATATTCCGGCAGAACCTAAACTCCTCGTGTTTGTCAGCTATCAAGCCAATGAGGCGTGCTACTCAGAAATGATTAGCCCAGCAAAGGCTCTTACTGAAATTATTGGCAACACCTTCAATTTTGGTTTGTTAGGAACGGAGGGCTTTGAAACGGCGAAACGACTCGTCGACAAAACGGATGCTGTCTACATCGAATATAGTAGTTTCGAATCCTGTGAAGAGGCTATCTCTCAAGCATTGCTAACACAGAGGCTCGCATGTCCATAA
- a CDS encoding nucleotidyltransferase family protein — protein MSIKLVDILRDPHQSQGLSLNQWSELVSEARFFSMLSQLRSVFTGAGIWDEIPNAAKTAIQSDIYTSKNQRRLLEIEARELSTIFTQANITFTYLKGAAYQLMHLKPFTGRLMADIDVLVAKQDLAKAEQILLSNMWMSSSVTDYDDKFYREWSQEIPPMRHFERGTELDVHFNILPTILKNAPDASYLLSQTQVLPDYPNASHLKPSALTFHSMVHLFFESEYHKGIRDLYDLKLLIEHFESDSFWQDLMALDQQARNGDCVYLALRYCHRVFGVQVPAEVSAHYEQYKYNEPVQSLIDWSFIRVFCRYYPKHQLPLHSVAEAVLYWRGHLKRMPWYRLIPHLLKKSWRKIFEEEEKSIGSMFDEQ, from the coding sequence ATGTCCATAAAGCTCGTCGACATATTGAGAGATCCGCACCAAAGTCAGGGGCTGTCCTTAAATCAGTGGTCAGAACTTGTTAGCGAAGCTCGATTTTTCTCCATGCTCTCACAGCTGCGTTCCGTATTTACCGGTGCGGGCATCTGGGATGAAATTCCAAACGCCGCTAAAACCGCGATACAGTCTGATATATACACCTCCAAAAATCAGCGAAGGTTGCTAGAAATTGAAGCCCGTGAGTTGTCGACTATCTTTACGCAAGCCAATATCACCTTCACATACCTCAAAGGTGCTGCATATCAACTAATGCACCTCAAACCCTTTACCGGTCGATTGATGGCCGATATTGATGTTCTTGTCGCCAAACAAGACCTTGCCAAGGCCGAGCAAATATTGCTCAGCAATATGTGGATGAGTTCATCTGTGACCGACTACGATGATAAGTTTTATCGCGAGTGGTCCCAGGAAATCCCTCCAATGCGTCATTTCGAGCGCGGTACTGAATTGGATGTGCACTTCAACATATTGCCTACAATTTTAAAAAATGCGCCTGATGCATCGTATCTCTTATCGCAAACGCAAGTGTTGCCAGACTACCCCAACGCATCGCATTTAAAGCCCTCAGCATTGACCTTTCATAGCATGGTTCATCTGTTTTTCGAGAGTGAGTACCACAAAGGTATTCGCGATCTTTATGATTTAAAATTGCTCATAGAACATTTTGAATCGGACTCGTTTTGGCAAGATCTTATGGCGTTGGACCAACAAGCTCGCAATGGTGACTGCGTTTATTTAGCGCTTCGCTACTGTCATCGTGTCTTTGGTGTTCAGGTGCCAGCAGAGGTCAGTGCTCACTATGAGCAATACAAATACAATGAACCTGTTCAATCGCTCATTGATTGGAGTTTTATCCGCGTTTTTTGCCGTTACTATCCTAAGCATCAGTTGCCGCTTCACAGTGTTGCTGAAGCTGTTTTGTATTGGCGCGGACATCTCAAACGAATGCCGTGGTACAGACTCATACCTCACTTGCTGAAAAAGTCATGGCGCAAAATATTTGAGGAAGAAGAAAAGAGCATCGGATCGATGTTTGATGAGCAGTAA
- the prsR gene encoding PEP-CTERM-box response regulator transcription factor, translated as METLLVVEDDPGIQKQLKWTFTDFEVVLASDRNTAIAALRRYEPKVVTLDLGLPPDETNASEGLATLKEILELAPATKVIVITGNDDKENSLKAIAIGALDFYQKPIDGDTLNTIVSRAFFVSGIEEENERLKGSSLDDNGFIGNSPQVQQVSRMVERIAPTEVTTLLLGESGTGKEVLARAIHERSPRKDKPFIAINCASIPETLLESELFGFEKGAFTGAHKQTKGKIECADGGTLFLDEIGDMPYPLQAKILRFLQEKIIERLGGRQEIAVDVKVICATHQNLQGMVSEKSFREDLFYRISEITINIPPLRERGEDVLLLSRAFLQSFSKQFGRNITSFSDDAIQALMTHSWPGNIRELQNKIKSAVIMADGKQVSSFDLALIPKQGEESQTLALNLRQVREDAEKSAIRKAISIAAGNMSKAAELLGVTRPTLYSLMDKYSIQK; from the coding sequence ATGGAAACTTTGCTAGTAGTTGAAGATGATCCAGGTATTCAAAAACAACTGAAATGGACTTTCACAGATTTTGAAGTGGTATTGGCATCCGACCGCAACACTGCCATCGCAGCGTTGCGCCGCTATGAACCTAAAGTAGTAACCCTTGATTTGGGCCTGCCACCCGATGAGACAAACGCGAGCGAAGGGCTTGCAACGCTCAAAGAAATACTTGAGTTAGCCCCCGCGACTAAAGTCATTGTGATCACCGGCAATGACGATAAAGAAAACTCCCTCAAAGCAATTGCAATAGGCGCATTGGACTTTTATCAAAAACCTATCGATGGCGACACCCTCAATACAATCGTTTCCAGAGCGTTTTTTGTCTCGGGCATTGAGGAAGAAAATGAGCGTTTAAAAGGTTCATCTCTAGACGATAATGGATTTATCGGTAATAGCCCTCAGGTGCAACAAGTAAGCCGGATGGTGGAACGTATTGCCCCCACCGAAGTCACCACACTTCTATTAGGTGAAAGTGGTACTGGCAAAGAGGTACTTGCACGAGCGATTCATGAACGCAGCCCTCGTAAAGACAAACCGTTTATTGCGATTAACTGTGCTTCCATTCCAGAAACACTGCTTGAAAGCGAGCTGTTTGGTTTTGAAAAAGGCGCATTCACCGGCGCACATAAACAAACCAAAGGTAAAATCGAATGCGCCGATGGCGGTACCCTATTCCTTGATGAAATCGGCGACATGCCCTACCCACTCCAAGCAAAAATTCTTCGTTTCTTACAAGAAAAGATTATTGAGCGCTTGGGCGGACGACAAGAAATAGCCGTTGACGTTAAAGTTATTTGTGCAACACACCAGAACCTACAAGGCATGGTGTCGGAAAAGAGTTTCCGCGAAGATCTATTTTATCGTATTAGTGAAATCACCATTAACATTCCTCCGCTGCGCGAACGCGGCGAAGATGTTCTTTTGTTGTCACGAGCCTTTTTACAGTCGTTTAGCAAACAGTTCGGGCGCAACATCACAAGTTTTAGTGATGATGCAATTCAAGCGCTAATGACACATTCGTGGCCGGGCAATATTCGCGAATTACAGAATAAAATCAAATCCGCTGTGATTATGGCCGACGGAAAGCAAGTCAGCTCATTCGACCTAGCACTGATACCCAAACAAGGTGAAGAGAGCCAAACGTTAGCTCTGAACCTTCGCCAAGTTCGCGAAGATGCGGAAAAATCTGCCATTAGAAAAGCGATTTCAATCGCGGCTGGCAATATGTCTAAAGCAGCAGAATTACTCGGAGTCACTCGACCAACGCTCTATTCACTGATGGACAAGTACTCGATACAGAAGTAA